The Molothrus aeneus isolate 106 chromosome 10, BPBGC_Maene_1.0, whole genome shotgun sequence genomic interval TTGACATTGAGCATTGCCTAGGATAGTCAGGCAAGTTGGAAAGAGAAACATCAAGAGCAAATATAAATGGCAATGCTTCAGAGATTAGTGAACACGTACAAGACATATGCACCTCCTGCTCCAAGAAAAATCAAGGAACTAAGACATCAGGAGACACAAATCTTCTGATGAGCTAGGCACTGCAGTGCACCAATCTGTGTAGGGTTCAGTTAGGGGCAATGAAGTTCACAAAGATGGGAACACGTGCAGTCTGACAGCAACCTAAAGGTGACCCAACAACAACTGGGCTTCATTTGGGCTTCTTCCCTTGGAGAAAGACTTGAGGTGAACTGAATTCCATTACAACGTTACTTATCTGAGTGATCCCTTTCTCATTGAAGGTTCTAAGAAGTTTAAATACAAGTTTTATGTTTCAAACCCACCTGCTTTTAAGTATGCAGGCAAAGTCACATCAGCTAAGGCTCACCTCCTGCTTTGTGGAGCTCTCCTACacacaaaagcagcaggagtCTGTAGAAGTTTCTTGAAGCATGAACATAATTCAGCAGTTCTTTTAGAGTACTTAACATGCTTTCCATTCATCTTTGTAGCACAGAGGCAGGTGGCACAACAGGCACACCATATTCCAAGGAATTTTTGCACTAGGGTAAGGAAACCAGACCAATTCCTTCACACTTACCAGACTAACTCCTTCACACTTCTCAAGCTGACACTGGATACACCAGTTTGGCAATGCTATTTACTTCAGATGCTACACTGATATGGCTGGTATAAGTACCTCTACCCAGtccattattttcttccatCGGGAATTCTCTTCAACTTGAAAATGATGGAGCAAGAAGCCTTCTAGCTCTTAAAGTGACTGAAAAGACAGGCTTTTGTACCAAGAAATCTTTTTGATACTCCTATTTTGATCCAATTCAGAATTCAACCAACATGACAGCTGTTCAGAGTTAGAGAATCACAGCATGGCTCCAAAAGGGAGTAAAATCAAACTACTGATGATTTCAGTTAGTAGAAGTCACTTATAAAGGCAAAGAGCAGAAGGAGCCTCTTTGCACATTCTGAAGTGATTTCTTAATCAATTAAACACTGTACATTAAAAACTTAATTTCAAACCATGAGAAAATAATATACAAATAATACCATTTCATTAATTTACTATTATATTGAATGTCTTCAGAGCTATTAAAGGCCCTTCAGAAATTTTCActgtcttttccaggctgaaagtATGCTTTTGACATCAATACAGAAAAAACAGAtggataaaataattataaaaaagaGCAACATGATGCTATGAACCAGTTTGTCACAGTTTTACTAACAGACAGGAAAGCACAGGCAGAATAGTGGGCTGACAATCAGCAAAGTTGTGTTGTGTGAAAGTGCCCCCactctcaaaaaaaccccagtgtccCTTCTGTAGGAATGTACAAACTGATGATGAAGGAAGGAGCAATACCAAAATCAGAATAAGCATTCAGGACATATAAAGATTAGAAAGacctctgaaagaaaatattgattGTACATCCCAGAAATCAAGGGGAATGTTGAAGGGAAATGCAACAATTCTTGCATCATTCTGGCATATTTGTCTGATAACTTCCCTAATTTTTGTGTAGAGTAATTTCATTAtttgacagaaacaaaacatctAGCTGAGAGTTATGGGttcaaataaacagaatttctcTGAGCTTTGGATTCTGTTAAAGGAGGACAATCTCTCTAAGGGAGCCAGTTCAATCAGTTTATAGAGTCTGAACTGCACTGAAAGGCAAGTTAGCACACCTGGCTCCACACACACTCTGCTGCAATGGCTTGTaacacacagcccagctgactCCTCTCTACTGTGTTATCCTTTTCACAGCTTGCAGAGTTATAAAAAGCTGATTAAATTGCTCAACCTTCAAAAACCAGGGCATCTTCAACTACTAGAAAGCTGATCATCCCAACAGGTGCATGAATTTGAGACTGGAAAATTCTACTGGGAAATACAGGTTTGGGATACCAAAAGATATAAAAGATTATCTTCCAAAGGCTGATTATTTCTCTTCAGATTTTCTCCTGCACTCATGCTGCACAATTTCAAAGTCTGGAGCCTTTGGAGAGGTCCAGGGGATCTAGGAAGGGGAtaggaaaatgaagagaaagacagaaacagGCCATCTGCATGCAGCAGCATATAGAGGATTCATTAAACTCAGGAGAAGCCTACCTTCAAACAGTCTTCCAGATTAAAAGGAGGCATGGAGTGCACTCTAGGAGCAGTTGGAGCAGTCTTATTAGCAGACTagagcagaaaagagaagaaagacagTGAAAGAAAGGAGCTGCTCCAAAGAGATGCATATTTCCTCATATACTTCAACAGTTAATCTTGTCACAAGTTTGTGAAATCAGGGCCCACAACAATTtggcttttagaaaaaaattattattacagCAGAATAACCATTACATTCAAAATAATGGACATTTGTACAAAAGTAGAGTCATACAGTCAGCAGTGAACAAAACTAGTAAAAATACCTCTTCAAAGTATTGTCAGAGGAGCATCTTGTGATGACAAAACCCGTAGCTAAAAGACGTGGTACAAAACAAGAGCTGAGTCCAGCAACAAGAGGAGAAACTAGACTGGGGCAATAACAACTCTGAGAAACTCATGTACAGAGTAATGCAAAGCACAGAATTGTTAAACCCTTTGCTACATTAGCTGACCTTCATCTTCACCATTATACAAACAAACCCCTTCAGTTATTGGTTTTTGGTATTTCTCTGAAGATCTGGCACATTGGGAAGAATTTCAGGAAGTGCACTTTGGAGGTGCATACAGCAGTTTTCTCTCCAGGTAGTTTAACATTAAAATGCAGGCTTGTTCATGTATTCTTCCACTGtctagaaaacaaaaacaaaaacaaacaaaaaacccaaacaaattaaaaaaagaaacaactgaTTCATTATGGAATGGTACAGTAATATTCagagaaatccttttgtcctctTTGAGGACTGCTGTAGTTTTGCAGGAAATTATCTAAAATAAATCATGCCATAGCATAGCTGTGGCCAAACTCATCATGCCAGTGGCCTTTGCACACAGTGGCTGAGTTCCAtgtgcacagggcacagcaggtgAAACCTGCTCAactcccacagcacagcccaagcCAGTTCTACCACTGTGCTGCTCCCTTCAGGATTGCGATGGATCCTTCACTACCAAGgtaaaaaaatgaatgaaaccCATCACATGCAACTGGTGTTGCCATTTCTGCCTCAGTGTTACTCATTACATTCCAAGTTACAAGAGAactcctgcagggctctgaaTAAGGGTTACATATCTGTGCCCTACAGAAAAACTACACAGGTGCTTCTGAATGAAAGCAGAGTTTGCCAGCAAACACTCTTTCcaattttaaatgttaataGTAGGTCACGTTTCCAATGCTATTAGTGAAATAGAAGagattttctgtatttacatATGCATACATAAAATATAACCTTAGATTATGTTCTTATATTAGAGAAATATCTTAGATACATCTTAAACTATTTATTAAGAAACTCTAGCAATTCAGCTGCAAGAGAGCAACAGCTTTATATAAAGACCCTCCAGATGATACCAAAAGAGTTGAATTGAAAGCTTATGTATCTGCACTGTTGTACCTGTTGAAACTGAATGTAAGACACACTTGGATAATTAAGTACCAGAAGTGCTTAGCTGTGTTTTCATCTCCTGTCAAACAAGGAAGATTAGGAAGATGAGGTGTTTGCCTTTTGTCCTCCTCTGCCTTACCTCCTGCAACATGTCAGAGTCTTCTATGGCTTTCACTGCAGTCTTCTTTGAAGTCTCTTGTACTTCTCCGCCAATTATAAACTCATCAAGAATAAAATAAGCTTTTTCAAAATTGAAGATAATATCCAGCTCACACACCTGCCAGAACAAGAGGCCACAAGCACATTTAAACCACTTTTACAGTATTACAAGCACTACTAGGCCAAGAGCTGTTGTGATGATCAAATATCCTCAGCATAAGCACCCCTGTGCAGGTAGCAGGGTGAAGAAACAAACTGCATGTTATGTAATATTGAAGCTTCTGCACACGTTCTCTCCACATATACAGACTTACAGCAGAGATATTCCACTTATTATTAACTTCATGCTGGCTGTCAGAGATACAAGCTGACTTCCTGGCCCACTAACCTTATCACAGGCCCTACACAGCCCTTGTGGTATGGGTTACCTGGGTTCACAGAGCAAGAaaattccctgcccagcaggagccaccAACTGCTTTTTAGTTTTGAGGAAGTACAGACATGTCATGGCACACTGATTTAACTAAGATATGAATTAAGGTAGAAAGGAtcatttcaaaaatattcagagaaaaGATGGGCCTCTTTTATTCTCTAAAGACTTACTGAAAGACTTGTTTGGACCTTCTCTaagtcttttctttaaaaacacactGATTTTATCTTTTGCCTCTATGTCCTTAATTGTTACACAGTATTAtgagacaaacaaaaccagtgCATCTGAAAATGTCAGGAGAGAGAATTAAaccaaacaaatcaaacaaaattcaaacaaacaaaacaaatcaaaactaaacctattttgagtttttaaaatattttttcctgaagttttcCCTTCAAATTCTATACCAAGACACATACAAAGCATCAAGATTAATTCTGGGTGAGTGGAAAAAGGATGAGAAAACAATCTTATGACCATTTCAGCactgttttaaaaaacactCTAATAATTAATTTCAATCTGGATtgagagctcctgcagggcaaGTGCAGCAGATGGAACACAAAGCAAATCAGCTCCACATAATTTTGTTTATCAGACAGACAGGAACGAGTTCATGGGAGAAAGTGAAACCTACATTTCCAAAGTATCTGTCCAGGAGCTCCACATATCGATGAACGACCTCTAGTGTCAGCAGCtcgttgtcctggtcttctatTGCACAGCAGAAATACAAACTAGCATACCTGGGGAAACACAGGCAAACACATGGCAGTCAACAGCTGGgacctcagtgctctgctcaTCTCTTACAGGTCATTCATATGACAGTTAATTCTTATCTAGTCTCTAAAGTAAACATTTTCTGTCACTCTTATAGTGTCCCAGAGAACACTTTCATAGATCAGATTtaaacaaattattattttagttaGAAGAACCAACTACACTCTTGGTAAAG includes:
- the AP1S3 gene encoding LOW QUALITY PROTEIN: AP-1 complex subunit sigma-3 (The sequence of the model RefSeq protein was modified relative to this genomic sequence to represent the inferred CDS: substituted 1 base at 1 genomic stop codon), whose amino-acid sequence is MLLCLLXIHFILLFSRQGKLRLQKWYTTLPDKEKKKIIREIIQIILSRNQKTSSFVDWKDLKLVYKRYASLYFCCAIEDQDNELLTLEVVHRYVELLDRYFGNVCELDIIFNFEKAYFILDEFIIGGEVQETSKKTAVKAIEDSDMLQETVEEYMNKPAF